Proteins from one Bacteroides mediterraneensis genomic window:
- a CDS encoding FKBP-type peptidyl-prolyl cis-trans isomerase, whose protein sequence is MNKNLFWLIALSLVLSFGFASCAKDTTVEDPYANWEVRNDRYLDSIADVARTHPGEWEIYCNYKIASESTSPGLGGSSVVTNPFETPASASDSVYMKILEPGTGATPLFTDSVSVYYRGKLINGTVFDQNYTGDLDEQIHVPTHFALQASQTSGGDGLIVGWITALQQMKEGQRVELYIPAELGYGTQSQSSIPANSMLIFDLKLEKVIHPNGIESYSLKVK, encoded by the coding sequence ATGAACAAGAACCTATTTTGGCTGATAGCCCTGTCATTGGTACTTTCTTTCGGATTTGCATCCTGCGCGAAAGATACGACCGTGGAAGACCCGTATGCAAACTGGGAAGTGCGTAATGACCGCTATTTGGATTCCATTGCGGATGTGGCCCGTACGCATCCGGGAGAATGGGAGATATATTGTAATTACAAGATTGCAAGTGAAAGCACCTCTCCCGGACTGGGAGGAAGTTCGGTGGTGACCAATCCGTTTGAAACGCCTGCCAGCGCCAGCGATTCGGTGTATATGAAGATTCTTGAACCGGGCACAGGAGCCACTCCTTTGTTTACGGACAGTGTCAGTGTGTACTATCGTGGCAAGCTGATTAACGGAACGGTGTTCGACCAGAATTATACGGGAGATTTGGATGAGCAAATCCATGTACCTACCCATTTCGCTTTACAGGCTAGTCAGACAAGTGGGGGCGACGGACTGATTGTGGGTTGGATTACTGCCTTGCAGCAGATGAAAGAAGGTCAACGGGTGGAATTGTATATTCCGGCAGAGCTTGGATATGGTACGCAAAGCCAGTCGTCCATTCCGGCTAATTCCATGTTGATTTTCGATTTGAAGTTGGAGAAGGTGATTCATCCGAATGGAATTGAAAGTTACAGTTTGAAAGTGAAATAA
- the murB gene encoding UDP-N-acetylmuramate dehydrogenase: MKDFTNYSLLPYNTFGMDVKAARFVEYESVDELQCFLNGQQEKDAPLLHVGRGSNLLFVSDYSGTVLHSGIKGMQVVQETEDFVDLRVGAGEVWDDLVDYTVQKGWYGAENLSLIPGEVGASAVQNIGAYGVEAKDLIVAVETVSVATGELRVFTNEACRYAYRESIFKQELKGKYIVTYVTYRLKKHPVYHLDYGNIRSELEKEGGLLSLAVLRRIIIRIREAKLPDPEKIGNAGSFFMNPIVPVQQFEALLKLYPDMPHYKVDENRVKIPAGWMIDRCGWKGKHLGRAGVHDKQALVLVNLGGATGEEVVRLAEAIVRSVKEKFGITICPEVNFIGEKQ; encoded by the coding sequence ATGAAGGACTTTACAAATTACTCATTGCTTCCTTATAATACGTTCGGTATGGATGTAAAGGCAGCTCGTTTCGTGGAATATGAATCAGTGGATGAACTGCAGTGTTTCTTGAACGGACAGCAGGAGAAGGATGCACCTCTTTTGCACGTAGGAAGAGGAAGCAATCTGCTGTTTGTGTCCGATTATTCGGGAACTGTGTTACATTCCGGTATTAAAGGCATGCAAGTGGTACAGGAGACAGAGGATTTTGTGGACCTGCGTGTCGGAGCCGGTGAAGTGTGGGATGACCTGGTGGATTATACCGTACAGAAAGGATGGTATGGAGCGGAGAATCTTTCCTTGATACCCGGTGAGGTAGGTGCGTCTGCGGTGCAGAACATCGGGGCCTATGGGGTAGAAGCGAAAGATTTGATTGTGGCTGTCGAGACGGTTTCTGTCGCAACCGGTGAACTTCGGGTGTTTACGAACGAAGCATGCCGTTATGCGTATCGTGAAAGCATTTTCAAGCAGGAACTGAAAGGGAAATATATCGTCACTTATGTTACTTATCGCCTGAAAAAACATCCGGTGTATCATTTGGATTATGGAAACATCCGTTCCGAATTGGAAAAAGAGGGTGGACTACTTTCTTTGGCCGTTCTCCGGCGAATCATCATACGTATCCGGGAGGCGAAACTTCCCGACCCGGAGAAAATCGGCAATGCCGGCAGTTTCTTTATGAATCCCATTGTACCGGTGCAGCAGTTTGAGGCGTTGCTGAAGCTTTATCCGGATATGCCTCACTACAAAGTGGATGAAAATCGGGTGAAAATTCCGGCCGGATGGATGATTGACCGTTGCGGCTGGAAGGGCAAACATCTGGGCCGTGCGGGAGTGCACGACAAGCAGGCGTTGGTGCTGGTGAATCTGGGAGGGGCTACCGGAGAAGAGGTGGTCCGGCTGGCAGAGGCGATTGTCCGTTCGGTGAAAGAGAAATTTGGTATCACCATTTGTCCGGAAGTTAATTTTATTGGAGAAAAGCAATGA
- a CDS encoding MBL fold metallo-hydrolase, which produces MKVTILGSGTSTGVPQVGCTCEVCTSHDPHDNRLRCSGLVEVNGVRILIDCGPDFREQMIRLNDYRPIDGVLITHEHYDHVGGLDDLRPFCRFRDIPVYAEEYTATRLKNRMPYCFAENLYPGVPHIPLHYIEERVPFTVSSMEGNEVEVVPFRVMHGQLPIMGFRIGPMAWITDMSRMPEESYDCLKDLKLLVMNALRIEPHWTHQSLSEALEQTQRIHAEKTYFIHMSHQIGLHAKVQAQLPENVCLTYDGLQLEVDESGKMK; this is translated from the coding sequence ATGAAGGTCACAATATTAGGTAGTGGCACCTCGACAGGTGTGCCGCAGGTGGGATGTACGTGTGAAGTGTGTACCAGTCATGACCCGCATGACAACCGGTTGCGTTGTTCGGGGCTGGTAGAGGTAAACGGGGTGCGTATCCTGATTGATTGTGGCCCGGATTTTCGGGAGCAGATGATTCGTCTGAACGATTACCGCCCGATTGACGGAGTATTGATTACGCACGAGCATTATGACCATGTGGGCGGACTGGATGACTTGCGGCCTTTCTGCCGTTTCCGGGACATACCGGTGTATGCCGAGGAATATACAGCCACACGCCTGAAAAACCGGATGCCCTATTGTTTTGCCGAGAATCTTTATCCGGGTGTACCGCACATCCCTTTGCACTACATAGAAGAAAGAGTACCTTTCACTGTATCCAGCATGGAAGGGAATGAAGTGGAAGTCGTGCCTTTCCGCGTGATGCATGGGCAACTTCCCATCATGGGATTCCGTATCGGTCCGATGGCATGGATTACCGACATGTCGAGAATGCCGGAAGAAAGCTATGATTGCCTGAAAGACCTGAAGCTTCTGGTGATGAATGCTTTGCGAATAGAACCCCATTGGACACACCAGTCTTTATCCGAGGCATTGGAACAGACGCAGCGCATCCATGCCGAAAAAACTTACTTCATTCACATGAGTCATCAGATTGGACTGCATGCGAAAGTGCAGGCGCAATTGCCGGAAAACGTCTGTCTGACCTACGACGGACTTCAGCTTGAGGTGGATGAGAGCGGCAAGATGAAATGA
- a CDS encoding glycine--tRNA ligase: protein MAQEDVFKKLVSHCKEYGFVFPSSEIYDGLGAVYDYGQNGVELKNNIKQYWWQSMVLLHENIVGIDSAIFMHPTIWKASGHVDAFNDPLIDNRDSKKRYRADVLIEDQIAKYDEKINKEVAKAAKKYGDAFNEAEFRSTNPRVLEHQAKRDALHERYSKAMNANDLAELRQIILDEEIVCPISGTKNWTEVRQFNLMFTTEMGSTADGAMKVYLRPETAQGIFVNYLNVQKTGRMKIPFGIAQIGKAFRNEIVARQFIFRMREFEQMEMQFFVKPGTELEWFKKWKETRLKWHKALGFGDDHYRFHDHEKLAHYANAATDIEFLMPFGFKEVEGIHSRTNFDLSQHEKFSGKSIKYFDPEINESYTPYVIETSIGVDRMFLSVMSAAYHEEKLENGETRVVLKLPAALAPVKLAVMPLVKKDGLPEKAREIIDELKFHFNCQYDEKDSIGKRYRRQDAIGTPYCVTVDHQTLEDNCVTLRNRDTMEQERVAIADLNNIIADKVSITSLLKTLQ from the coding sequence ATGGCACAAGAAGACGTTTTCAAGAAACTTGTTTCACACTGTAAAGAATATGGTTTTGTATTCCCGTCAAGTGAAATTTATGATGGACTGGGCGCCGTATATGATTACGGTCAGAACGGTGTGGAACTGAAAAACAATATCAAACAGTACTGGTGGCAGAGCATGGTGTTGCTGCATGAGAACATCGTAGGTATCGATTCTGCAATTTTCATGCATCCTACCATTTGGAAGGCTTCCGGACACGTGGACGCTTTTAATGACCCGTTGATTGACAACCGTGATTCCAAGAAGCGCTACCGTGCCGATGTATTGATTGAAGATCAGATTGCCAAATACGACGAAAAGATAAACAAGGAAGTAGCCAAGGCTGCCAAGAAATACGGGGATGCTTTCAATGAAGCTGAATTCCGCAGCACCAATCCGCGTGTGCTGGAACACCAGGCCAAACGCGATGCGTTGCACGAACGTTATTCCAAGGCAATGAATGCCAACGACCTGGCAGAACTTCGTCAGATTATTTTGGATGAAGAGATTGTATGTCCGATTTCAGGTACAAAGAACTGGACAGAAGTGCGTCAGTTCAACCTGATGTTTACCACCGAAATGGGTTCTACTGCCGACGGTGCCATGAAGGTTTATCTTCGTCCGGAAACCGCTCAGGGTATTTTCGTGAACTACTTGAACGTACAGAAGACAGGACGTATGAAGATTCCGTTCGGTATTGCTCAGATTGGTAAGGCTTTCCGTAACGAAATCGTGGCCCGTCAGTTCATTTTCCGTATGCGTGAGTTCGAACAGATGGAAATGCAGTTCTTCGTAAAACCGGGAACCGAACTCGAATGGTTCAAGAAATGGAAAGAGACCCGTTTGAAATGGCATAAGGCACTGGGCTTCGGCGATGACCACTATCGTTTCCACGACCACGAAAAGTTGGCTCACTATGCCAATGCAGCAACTGATATCGAGTTCCTGATGCCGTTCGGTTTCAAGGAAGTGGAAGGTATCCATTCTCGTACCAATTTCGACTTGAGCCAGCACGAAAAATTCTCTGGCAAGAGCATCAAGTATTTCGATCCGGAAATCAACGAAAGCTACACTCCGTATGTCATCGAAACTTCTATCGGTGTGGACCGTATGTTCCTGAGCGTGATGAGTGCCGCTTATCACGAAGAAAAGCTGGAAAACGGCGAAACACGTGTGGTCTTGAAGTTGCCTGCTGCTTTGGCACCGGTGAAACTGGCTGTCATGCCGTTGGTCAAGAAAGACGGTCTGCCTGAAAAGGCCCGTGAAATTATCGATGAGCTGAAATTCCACTTCAACTGCCAGTACGATGAAAAGGATTCAATCGGAAAGCGTTATCGTCGTCAGGATGCCATCGGTACTCCGTATTGTGTGACTGTCGACCATCAGACATTGGAAGACAACTGCGTAACCTTGCGTAACCGTGACACCATGGAACAGGAACGTGTGGCGATTGCAGATTTGAATAATATCATTGCCGACAAAGTCAGCATCACCAGCTTGCTGAAAACGTTGCAGTAA
- a CDS encoding DUF6769 family protein: MKRRVHAYCLLLVSLWVLVVGVFPHHHHNEAFCVSTDMETCTPAHVHAEGETCHCPGDADKHTCDISCVTHFSFSTPHHLPDFTPDYTYYTLIYLSSVWLETPVSVESTDLTSYYIERLHARNFSAVRNFRAPPFAA, encoded by the coding sequence ATGAAACGTCGTGTACATGCATATTGCCTGTTGCTTGTCAGTTTGTGGGTACTGGTAGTCGGAGTTTTTCCACATCATCATCACAACGAAGCGTTCTGTGTCAGTACGGACATGGAAACCTGCACTCCTGCCCATGTGCATGCGGAAGGAGAAACTTGTCATTGTCCCGGTGATGCCGACAAGCATACCTGCGATATCAGCTGTGTGACCCATTTCTCTTTTTCTACTCCGCATCATTTGCCGGATTTCACGCCGGATTATACGTATTATACCTTGATTTATCTGTCGTCCGTGTGGTTGGAGACGCCTGTCTCTGTGGAATCTACGGACCTGACTTCCTATTATATCGAAAGATTACACGCCCGGAACTTTTCGGCCGTGCGGAATTTCCGTGCCCCTCCCTTTGCTGCATAA
- a CDS encoding lytic transglycosylase domain-containing protein: protein MKPGLTLLLVCFLPLAPLTVHAQGPDRRPRPSLPEEEIEGTPAYAALSRIEVADSLLEPNVLIFCGEQVNLDPSDRKRKLRRELASLSRFSQSLQQKAAYFFPLVEPILEEHQIPDDFKYLMVIESGMNPEARSPVGALGLWQFMKETAREYGLRVERKIDERLDIEKSTHAACRYLRTAYDKFHDWVAVAQSYNIGQARIGTELKEQKVEEAIDLQLVEETNRYIYRLLAIKILFTHPENFGISAVPDYYKKIRRR from the coding sequence ATGAAACCTGGTCTGACATTGCTGCTGGTGTGTTTCCTGCCTCTCGCACCCTTGACGGTGCATGCGCAAGGCCCCGACCGGAGGCCCCGACCTTCACTTCCCGAAGAAGAGATAGAAGGCACTCCTGCCTATGCCGCACTCAGCCGCATTGAAGTGGCCGACAGTCTGCTGGAACCGAATGTACTGATTTTCTGTGGGGAACAGGTGAATCTGGATCCTTCCGACCGCAAACGGAAGCTGCGCAGGGAACTGGCCTCCTTGTCCCGCTTTTCCCAGTCGCTCCAACAGAAGGCGGCTTATTTCTTTCCTCTTGTAGAACCGATTCTGGAGGAACACCAGATTCCCGACGATTTCAAATACCTGATGGTGATTGAAAGCGGCATGAATCCGGAAGCACGCTCACCCGTGGGGGCCTTGGGACTGTGGCAGTTCATGAAGGAGACGGCCCGGGAATACGGTCTGCGGGTGGAACGGAAAATCGATGAACGGCTGGACATTGAAAAATCGACCCATGCCGCCTGCCGTTACCTACGCACCGCTTACGACAAATTTCACGACTGGGTGGCCGTGGCACAGTCGTACAACATCGGACAGGCCCGTATCGGAACGGAGCTGAAAGAACAGAAGGTGGAAGAAGCCATCGACCTGCAACTGGTGGAAGAAACCAACCGCTATATCTACCGCTTACTGGCCATCAAAATCCTGTTTACCCATCCGGAAAATTTCGGTATCTCTGCCGTGCCCGACTATTACAAGAAAATACGAAGAAGATAG